A window from Sinorhizobium fredii encodes these proteins:
- a CDS encoding tyrosine-type recombinase/integrase, translated as MSALTDKTVKNAKKEEATYKLVDGGGLNLFVLPTGTKSWRLRYRFDGKEKTLVIGNYPDVSLGEARAAREDAKETLKAGRDPSVVKKVEKLIGKQQTADTFEVIAREWHELQKPHWVARHADDVLDSLVKDVFPIIGKMPIRDIDAPTVLAVLRLVEKRDAKETARRIRQRLSSIVVYAIASGRATQDPAAVVREAMAPMKKGRQPAITDVDKAREMLLAAWKTPSHPVTKLGLRLLVLTAVRPGTLITTPWAEWNRIDEDDPVWQIPAARMKLKLQHKDDEARDHLVPLSSQAAETITVLRSLTGRGPFALPNGRHAHKAMSENALGYLLNRAGYHHKHVPHGFRSTFSTIMNERHPADRQIIDLMLGHTPNDKVEGAYNRAEHLPRRKELAQLWADLILKDMPTADELLHGPRKNLKEVEAVTLEPRARRRGQLSRQ; from the coding sequence ATGAGTGCTCTGACGGACAAGACGGTTAAGAACGCGAAGAAAGAGGAAGCGACGTACAAGCTCGTCGACGGCGGCGGCCTCAATCTGTTTGTTCTGCCCACCGGCACCAAATCATGGCGTCTCCGCTACCGTTTCGACGGCAAGGAGAAGACGCTGGTTATCGGCAACTATCCCGACGTGTCCCTGGGCGAGGCTCGGGCGGCGAGGGAGGATGCGAAGGAGACGCTAAAGGCCGGGCGTGACCCCAGCGTCGTCAAGAAGGTTGAAAAGCTGATTGGCAAGCAGCAGACCGCCGACACCTTTGAGGTAATCGCTCGAGAGTGGCACGAGCTGCAAAAGCCGCACTGGGTCGCAAGGCATGCTGACGACGTTCTGGACTCGCTGGTGAAGGATGTGTTTCCGATAATTGGGAAGATGCCGATCCGCGACATCGATGCGCCGACGGTGCTGGCGGTTCTCCGATTGGTGGAGAAGCGGGACGCGAAGGAAACGGCTCGCCGAATCCGGCAGCGGCTTTCATCCATCGTCGTCTACGCCATTGCATCGGGAAGGGCGACGCAGGACCCAGCAGCGGTTGTTCGTGAAGCGATGGCGCCAATGAAGAAGGGGCGGCAGCCGGCGATAACCGATGTTGACAAGGCCCGGGAGATGCTGCTGGCGGCATGGAAGACGCCATCGCATCCCGTGACCAAACTCGGCCTTCGGCTGCTGGTGCTCACCGCCGTACGTCCGGGCACGCTTATCACCACGCCTTGGGCTGAATGGAACCGGATCGACGAGGACGATCCGGTCTGGCAGATACCGGCGGCCCGCATGAAGCTCAAGCTGCAGCATAAGGATGACGAGGCCCGCGACCACCTCGTCCCCTTGTCCAGCCAGGCGGCGGAGACAATTACAGTGTTGCGTTCCCTGACGGGGCGCGGACCCTTCGCGCTGCCAAATGGCCGGCACGCCCACAAGGCCATGTCGGAGAATGCTCTTGGCTATCTGCTGAACCGCGCCGGGTATCACCACAAGCACGTGCCTCACGGCTTCCGCTCGACGTTCTCGACGATCATGAATGAACGACATCCGGCCGATCGGCAAATCATTGATCTGATGCTCGGGCACACGCCGAACGACAAGGTGGAGGGCGCCTATAACCGGGCAGAGCACTTGCCGCGCCGCAAGGAGCTTGCGCAGCTTTGGGCAGACCTGATCCTCAAAGACATGCCTACGGCCGACGAACTGCTTCACGGACCGAGGAAGAACCTCAAGGAAGTAGAGGCTGTAACTTTAGAGCCAAGAGCCAGACGGCGAGGACAACTGTCGCGGCAATGA
- a CDS encoding YnfA family protein, producing MPAFAVYSLAALAEIAGCFAFWAWLRLDKSFWWLVPGTGSLALFAWLLTMIDVPAAGRAYAAYGGVYIAASLVWLWLAEGVRPDRWDLTGMAVALVGATIILVGPR from the coding sequence ATGCCCGCATTCGCCGTCTATTCGCTCGCCGCGCTCGCCGAAATCGCCGGCTGCTTTGCCTTCTGGGCATGGCTCCGGCTTGACAAGTCCTTTTGGTGGCTCGTTCCAGGGACGGGGTCTCTGGCGCTCTTTGCCTGGCTCCTGACGATGATCGACGTGCCGGCGGCCGGGCGCGCCTATGCCGCCTATGGCGGCGTCTACATTGCCGCTTCGCTCGTCTGGCTCTGGCTCGCCGAGGGCGTGCGCCCCGACCGCTGGGACTTGACCGGCATGGCCGTGGCGCTTGTCGGGGCGACAATCATTCTCGTCGGCCCGCGTTAG
- a CDS encoding AMP nucleosidase: MDTRISSTPILSVATPEAFEPQTFDDPAAAVGCLQALYERNTRFLCEAFEGLGKNGRPLTRFRACYPQVSIETSSFGHVDSRLSFGYVSAPGVYTTTITRPRLFRHYLKEQFGHLMRNHGVGVTVSESSTPIPLHFAFGENAHVEASAADTIDIPLRDLFDAPDLTTTDDEIANGSYEPGPGEPSPLAPFTAQRIDYSLARLSHYTATSATHFQNFVLFTNYQFYVDEFCAWARQQMAEGGNGYTAFVEPGNIITPAGADKPETDYTLARLPQMPAYHLKKKGHGGITMVNIGVGPSNAKTITDHIAVLRPHVWLMLGHCAGLRNSQRLGDYVLAHAYMREDHVLDDDLPVWIPLPALAEVQVALQDAVAEVTGYQGYDLKRIMRTGTVATIDNRNWELRDQRGPVKRLSQARAIALDMESATIAANGFRFRVPYGTLLCVSDKPLHGELKLPGMATAFYRTQVSQHLKIGILALQKLAAMPPEKLHSRKLRSFYETSFQ; the protein is encoded by the coding sequence ATGGATACACGAATCTCTTCGACCCCCATTCTCTCCGTCGCCACCCCAGAAGCCTTCGAGCCGCAGACCTTCGATGATCCGGCCGCGGCCGTCGGTTGCCTGCAGGCCCTCTACGAGCGCAATACCCGGTTCCTGTGCGAAGCCTTCGAGGGGCTGGGCAAGAACGGCCGGCCGCTTACGCGCTTCCGCGCCTGCTATCCACAGGTGAGCATCGAGACGAGCAGCTTCGGCCACGTCGATTCCCGGCTCTCCTTCGGCTATGTCAGCGCGCCCGGCGTCTACACCACGACGATTACGCGGCCGCGGCTCTTCCGCCACTATCTGAAGGAGCAGTTCGGTCACCTCATGCGCAATCACGGTGTCGGCGTCACCGTGTCGGAGTCGTCGACACCGATTCCCCTCCACTTCGCCTTCGGCGAGAATGCCCATGTCGAGGCGTCGGCGGCCGACACGATCGACATTCCGCTGCGCGACCTCTTCGATGCGCCCGACCTGACGACGACGGACGACGAGATCGCCAACGGCTCTTATGAGCCCGGGCCAGGAGAACCCTCGCCGCTTGCGCCATTCACGGCGCAGCGCATCGATTATTCGCTCGCCCGCCTCAGCCACTACACGGCAACCAGCGCCACGCACTTCCAGAACTTCGTGCTCTTCACCAACTACCAGTTCTATGTCGACGAGTTCTGTGCCTGGGCACGCCAGCAGATGGCCGAAGGCGGCAACGGCTACACGGCCTTCGTAGAGCCAGGCAACATCATCACGCCCGCGGGCGCCGACAAACCGGAGACCGACTACACGCTCGCCCGGCTGCCGCAGATGCCGGCCTATCACCTGAAGAAAAAGGGCCATGGCGGCATCACCATGGTCAATATCGGCGTCGGCCCCTCGAATGCCAAGACGATCACCGACCACATCGCGGTCTTGCGGCCGCATGTCTGGCTGATGCTCGGCCATTGCGCCGGGCTTCGCAACAGTCAGCGGCTCGGCGACTACGTTCTGGCGCATGCCTATATGCGCGAGGATCACGTGCTCGACGACGATCTGCCGGTGTGGATCCCGCTCCCGGCACTGGCCGAGGTGCAGGTCGCCTTGCAGGACGCGGTGGCGGAAGTCACCGGTTACCAGGGCTACGATCTCAAGCGGATCATGCGTACGGGTACTGTCGCGACGATCGACAACCGCAACTGGGAACTGCGCGACCAGCGCGGCCCGGTCAAACGCCTGTCGCAGGCCCGCGCCATCGCCCTCGACATGGAATCGGCGACGATCGCCGCCAACGGCTTCCGCTTCCGCGTGCCCTATGGAACGCTGCTCTGCGTCTCCGACAAGCCGCTGCACGGCGAATTGAAGCTGCCCGGCATGGCGACGGCCTTCTACCGCACGCAGGTGAGCCAGCACCTGAAGATCGGCATCCTGGCGCTGCAGAAGCTCGCCGCCATGCCGCCGGAGAAACTCCATTCGCGCAAGCTCAGAAGCTTCTACGAGACGTCCTTCCAGTAG
- a CDS encoding sel1 repeat family protein — translation MARFDFEITSDAAMGGENRADILCEMGLAYATGRGRPVDLVAAHKWLNIAAIKGSDRAADLRADLAATMSKTDLAAALRAAREWMTVH, via the coding sequence ATGGCACGCTTTGACTTCGAGATCACGTCGGATGCGGCAATGGGCGGCGAAAACCGGGCCGACATTCTTTGCGAAATGGGTCTTGCCTACGCGACCGGCCGCGGTCGGCCGGTGGACCTCGTGGCCGCCCATAAGTGGCTGAACATCGCCGCCATCAAGGGCTCGGACCGCGCCGCCGACCTTCGCGCCGATCTCGCCGCGACGATGAGCAAGACCGATCTTGCCGCGGCCCTGCGCGCCGCCCGCGAATGGATGACGGTGCATTGA
- a CDS encoding glutathione S-transferase family protein, giving the protein MTAPIELYYWPTPNGWKITIMLEELGVPYVVKYINIGQGDQFAPDFLRISPNNRMPAIIDPDGPGGEPISLFESGAILQYLGRKFGKFYPTDERTRAEVEQWLFWQVGGLGPMAGQAHHFRQYAPERIQYGIDRYTNEVNRLYGVMNKRLADRPFLAGDYSIADMAAVGWVIPHENQGQDLNDFPHLKRWFDALLARPAVRKAIEVGKEERARQKSLAEDKEAQKILFGQRAR; this is encoded by the coding sequence ATGACCGCTCCCATCGAGCTCTATTACTGGCCGACGCCGAACGGCTGGAAAATCACCATCATGCTGGAGGAGCTCGGCGTTCCCTACGTGGTCAAGTACATCAATATCGGGCAGGGTGATCAGTTCGCGCCGGATTTCCTGAGGATCTCGCCAAACAACCGCATGCCGGCCATCATCGACCCGGACGGACCGGGCGGCGAGCCCATCTCCCTCTTTGAATCGGGTGCGATCCTGCAATATCTCGGCCGAAAATTCGGGAAGTTCTACCCGACAGACGAGCGCACCCGTGCCGAGGTCGAGCAATGGCTCTTCTGGCAGGTCGGCGGCCTGGGCCCCATGGCAGGCCAGGCGCATCATTTCCGGCAATATGCGCCGGAAAGAATCCAATACGGCATCGATCGCTACACCAATGAGGTGAACCGCCTCTATGGCGTCATGAACAAGCGGCTGGCCGATCGGCCGTTCCTCGCCGGCGACTATTCGATCGCCGACATGGCCGCGGTCGGCTGGGTGATCCCGCACGAGAACCAGGGCCAGGATCTCAACGATTTTCCGCATCTGAAGCGTTGGTTCGACGCGCTGCTGGCACGGCCCGCTGTTCGCAAAGCGATCGAGGTCGGCAAGGAGGAGCGGGCCCGTCAGAAGAGCCTTGCCGAGGACAAGGAAGCGCAGAAGATCCTGTTCGGGCAGCGCGCCCGCTGA
- a CDS encoding DUF2147 domain-containing protein: MIRTLLVSAALVFGAMGAVHAAEPIVGNWKTASGATAEIAPCGGAFCVTLKTGKHAGKRIGNLAGTGGSYSGEITDPESDKTYSGSGSVDGNSLKMKGCVLKVLCKSQTWMRL; the protein is encoded by the coding sequence ATGATTCGTACTTTGCTCGTCAGCGCGGCACTCGTCTTCGGAGCGATGGGAGCGGTTCATGCCGCCGAGCCGATCGTCGGCAACTGGAAGACGGCGAGCGGAGCCACGGCGGAGATAGCCCCCTGCGGCGGCGCTTTCTGCGTCACGCTGAAGACGGGCAAGCACGCCGGCAAGCGCATCGGCAATCTCGCCGGGACGGGCGGCAGCTACAGCGGCGAGATCACCGATCCGGAAAGCGACAAGACCTATAGCGGCTCGGGCTCGGTCGACGGCAATTCGCTGAAGATGAAGGGCTGCGTGCTGAAGGTGCTGTGCAAGTCGCAGACCTGGATGCGGCTTTAG
- a CDS encoding adenylate/guanylate cyclase domain-containing protein translates to MSENRKLAAILAADVVGYSRLAGADEDRTLARLRALRSDLIDPTIAVHNGRVIKRTGDGALVEFRSVVDAVRCAIEVQNGMVERNAGVPQDRRIEFRIGIHLGDVVEESDGDLMGDGVNIASRLEGVAAPGAICLSEDAYRQVKARLDLLVSDLGNTQLKNIAEPIRVYSLRVGTTEAKATATSQPVTSRPTTELPPKLSIAVLPFANMSGDAEQEYFADGISEDIITSLSKLPQLFVIARNSSFTFKGKNVHVQEVGRNLGVRYVLEGSVRKSGNRVRITAQLIDAASSGHLWAERFDRDLTDIFAVQDDVTQQIVGALAINLTEGDRQRLAPEHTGNIEAYDYFLRGRELWHRLTMETNVAARDLLQRAIKLDPNFASAHAFLALTHVLDYLNGWSPSPPNSREQAEELATRAVALDDRDPRAHWALSIVELYSRRHDVAISEAQRAIVLNPNFAEGHVSLGEALNYSARADEALKHFDRAKVLNPYFPDVLLHFQALASFHLGRYEQAVGLLKERLTRNPVTDVSRALLAASYGHLGRFDDARAAWQEVFRVNPDYSLEYRRKVLPYKNPDDFELVVDGLRKAGLV, encoded by the coding sequence GTGAGCGAGAACCGCAAGCTAGCGGCGATCCTGGCTGCCGACGTGGTCGGCTACAGCCGGCTGGCCGGCGCAGACGAAGACCGTACTTTGGCCAGGTTGCGGGCGCTGCGCAGCGACCTGATCGATCCGACCATCGCCGTCCACAACGGACGCGTGATCAAGCGCACAGGCGATGGGGCGCTGGTCGAGTTCCGCAGTGTAGTAGACGCCGTGCGCTGCGCCATTGAGGTGCAGAACGGTATGGTCGAGCGCAATGCCGGCGTGCCGCAGGACCGCCGCATCGAGTTCCGGATCGGAATTCATCTCGGCGACGTGGTCGAGGAAAGCGACGGCGACCTGATGGGCGACGGCGTCAACATCGCCTCGCGTCTGGAGGGCGTCGCTGCGCCAGGGGCCATCTGCCTATCCGAGGATGCCTATCGCCAGGTCAAGGCGCGGCTTGACCTCTTAGTCAGCGATCTCGGCAACACGCAGCTCAAGAACATCGCCGAGCCGATCCGGGTGTATTCGCTGCGTGTCGGCACCACCGAGGCAAAGGCAACCGCGACCTCACAGCCGGTGACAAGCCGGCCGACGACGGAACTGCCGCCGAAGCTGTCGATCGCCGTGCTGCCCTTCGCCAACATGAGCGGTGATGCCGAGCAGGAATATTTCGCCGACGGAATCTCCGAAGACATCATCACATCTCTCTCAAAGCTGCCGCAGCTCTTCGTCATCGCCCGCAATTCGTCGTTCACGTTCAAGGGCAAGAACGTTCACGTGCAGGAGGTCGGCAGAAACCTCGGCGTACGCTACGTGCTGGAAGGCAGCGTCCGCAAATCGGGAAACAGGGTGCGCATCACGGCGCAGCTTATCGACGCAGCCTCGAGCGGACATCTGTGGGCGGAGCGCTTCGATCGCGACCTCACCGACATATTCGCGGTGCAGGACGACGTCACGCAGCAGATCGTTGGCGCACTAGCGATCAACCTGACGGAGGGCGACCGGCAGCGGCTGGCGCCCGAGCACACCGGCAACATTGAGGCGTATGACTATTTCCTGCGTGGCCGAGAGCTGTGGCACAGGCTGACGATGGAGACGAACGTCGCCGCCCGGGACCTTTTGCAACGTGCAATCAAACTGGACCCGAATTTCGCCTCGGCCCACGCGTTCCTGGCCCTCACCCACGTACTCGACTATTTGAATGGATGGAGCCCGTCACCGCCGAATTCGCGCGAGCAAGCGGAAGAGCTTGCGACGCGGGCGGTAGCGCTGGATGATCGCGATCCCAGGGCGCACTGGGCGCTGAGCATCGTCGAATTGTATTCGCGACGGCACGACGTGGCCATCAGCGAGGCCCAGCGTGCGATAGTCCTCAATCCGAACTTCGCTGAAGGGCACGTCAGCCTGGGCGAGGCACTGAATTACTCGGCCAGGGCCGACGAGGCACTCAAGCATTTCGATCGGGCGAAGGTCTTGAACCCATATTTTCCGGATGTGCTATTGCACTTCCAAGCCTTGGCGTCGTTTCATCTGGGAAGGTACGAACAGGCGGTTGGCTTGCTAAAAGAGCGGCTGACCCGCAATCCCGTTACCGATGTCTCGCGCGCGCTCCTGGCAGCGAGCTACGGGCATCTGGGCCGTTTCGACGATGCCCGCGCGGCTTGGCAGGAGGTGTTCCGGGTCAATCCCGACTACTCCCTCGAATACCGTCGCAAAGTGTTGCCCTACAAGAACCCCGACGATTTCGAGCTAGTCGTGGACGGGCTTCGCAAGGCCGGCCTGGTGTAA
- a CDS encoding PilZ domain-containing protein has translation MLQSTMYSLVPSLLYERRYERFAIGHAATLMSVRPALGGVSIRACKMTDISRGGASFSVSTTIGLPAHYYLHIVGTNVRIGCAEVHRRDNRIGVQFIKPIDEAFLHQIVRHEFFTGQTGKVKSAPPAPAVGYFAVGGR, from the coding sequence ATGCTGCAGTCGACCATGTATTCGCTTGTTCCATCGCTGCTTTACGAGCGGCGTTACGAACGCTTCGCGATCGGACATGCCGCAACGCTGATGTCGGTGCGGCCGGCGCTTGGCGGCGTGTCGATCCGCGCCTGCAAGATGACCGACATCTCGCGCGGTGGAGCGAGTTTCTCCGTCAGCACGACCATCGGCCTGCCTGCGCACTACTATCTCCACATCGTGGGAACGAATGTCCGGATCGGCTGCGCCGAGGTTCACCGGCGGGACAACCGCATCGGGGTGCAGTTCATCAAGCCCATCGACGAAGCATTCCTCCACCAAATCGTGCGCCACGAATTTTTCACCGGCCAAACCGGCAAGGTTAAATCCGCACCTCCCGCGCCCGCAGTCGGATATTTCGCGGTTGGGGGACGATAG
- a CDS encoding lysylphosphatidylglycerol synthase domain-containing protein → MNSDWQLSRRSWLARNRMALISVAAIAAYAVFVEWVWGWLVLLRQWAEIGLSSVLAALGLLIATYFVRCYRIYDYFPEQTAGRFLLLFRVTQVHNLLNIMLPFRAGETSFPLLMRAEFGVPLLRGTSALVVMRLLDLHALLTVGAVGLVTGRSNQMVAWLLWTMALLSPLAFFLLKARILRGVRRVSPARFLHHVDEIEAGLPEHFPAFLRASAMTMLNWGIKVAVLAWVLAIMGVAPLAASFGGALGGELSSVLPVHAPAGVGTYAAAIVAGAVSFGAAGGKAALELLGRASINAHLLIIVSAVAGTLLSLVLRPKS, encoded by the coding sequence ATGAATTCGGACTGGCAGTTGAGCCGGCGCTCGTGGCTCGCGCGCAACCGTATGGCACTGATTTCCGTGGCGGCCATAGCGGCTTATGCCGTCTTCGTCGAGTGGGTCTGGGGGTGGTTGGTCCTGCTGCGGCAATGGGCCGAGATCGGTTTGTCGTCCGTGCTCGCCGCGCTCGGTCTTCTCATCGCGACCTATTTCGTTCGCTGCTACCGCATCTACGACTATTTTCCGGAGCAGACCGCCGGCCGTTTCCTGCTGCTCTTTCGCGTCACGCAGGTCCACAATCTGCTCAATATCATGCTGCCCTTCAGAGCCGGCGAGACGAGTTTTCCGCTGCTGATGCGCGCCGAATTCGGCGTTCCGCTGTTGCGCGGAACATCGGCGCTGGTCGTCATGCGCCTCTTGGATCTGCACGCGCTGCTCACGGTCGGGGCGGTGGGCCTGGTCACCGGCCGCAGCAATCAGATGGTCGCTTGGCTGCTTTGGACGATGGCCTTGCTCTCGCCGCTCGCGTTCTTCCTGCTCAAGGCCCGGATTCTTCGCGGGGTGCGCCGCGTGTCGCCGGCGCGGTTCTTGCACCATGTCGATGAGATCGAGGCGGGGCTGCCGGAGCATTTCCCGGCATTTCTCCGCGCCTCGGCAATGACCATGCTGAACTGGGGGATAAAAGTCGCGGTGCTCGCCTGGGTGCTGGCGATCATGGGCGTGGCACCGCTTGCCGCCTCTTTCGGCGGGGCGCTTGGGGGAGAGCTCTCTTCCGTTCTTCCCGTGCACGCGCCCGCCGGCGTCGGCACCTATGCGGCGGCGATCGTGGCCGGCGCCGTCTCCTTCGGCGCGGCCGGCGGCAAGGCCGCGCTCGAGCTTTTAGGGCGCGCCAGCATCAATGCGCACCTGCTCATCATCGTCTCGGCCGTCGCCGGCACGCTGCTGTCGCTCGTGCTGCGGCCGAAAAGTTGA
- a CDS encoding pyridoxal phosphate-dependent aminotransferase, translating to MSAFSRFTPLIQSLPATVPFVGPEAIERQRGRGIAARIGANESGFGPADSVLLAIQRAAGETWKYADPENYELRHALAAHLGISPAHIAVGEGIDGLLGQIVRLVVEQGTPVVTSFGGYPTFNYHVAGHGGRLVTVPYVDDREDLGGLLSAVKREAAPLVYLANPDNPMGSWWPAERVVEFANALPETTLLILDEAYCETAPAEALPSIESLIERPNVIRTRTFSKAYGLAGARVGYALTTPGSAQAFDKIRNHFGMNRIGVAAALAALADQQYLNEVTQRIAASRDRIAGIACDNGLRPLASATNFVAIDCGRDATYARAIVDRLMGDHGIFIRMPGVAPLNRCVRISTGPYAEMDFLEAALPLVLKSLAEG from the coding sequence ATGTCTGCATTCTCGCGTTTCACGCCGCTCATCCAATCCCTGCCGGCCACGGTTCCCTTCGTCGGTCCGGAAGCGATCGAGCGGCAGCGCGGCCGCGGGATTGCCGCCCGCATCGGCGCAAACGAGAGCGGCTTCGGGCCGGCCGATTCCGTCTTGCTCGCGATCCAGCGGGCCGCCGGCGAAACCTGGAAATACGCAGACCCCGAAAATTACGAGCTGAGGCACGCACTCGCGGCGCATCTCGGCATCTCGCCTGCCCATATCGCCGTCGGAGAGGGGATCGACGGCCTGCTCGGGCAGATCGTCCGCCTCGTCGTCGAGCAGGGCACGCCGGTGGTCACTTCGTTCGGCGGCTATCCGACCTTCAACTACCATGTGGCAGGGCATGGCGGCCGGCTCGTCACCGTGCCTTACGTCGATGATCGCGAAGACCTCGGCGGCCTGCTCTCCGCGGTCAAGCGCGAGGCGGCACCGCTCGTCTATCTTGCCAATCCCGACAATCCGATGGGGAGTTGGTGGCCGGCCGAGCGCGTCGTCGAGTTTGCGAACGCCCTGCCCGAAACGACGCTGCTGATCCTAGACGAAGCCTATTGCGAAACGGCGCCGGCCGAAGCTCTGCCGTCGATCGAGAGCCTGATCGAGCGGCCGAACGTCATCCGCACCCGCACCTTCTCCAAGGCCTATGGCCTCGCCGGCGCGCGGGTCGGCTATGCGCTGACGACGCCGGGCAGCGCTCAGGCCTTCGACAAGATCCGCAACCATTTCGGGATGAATCGAATCGGCGTGGCTGCGGCGCTCGCCGCCCTCGCCGACCAGCAATATCTCAATGAAGTGACGCAGCGGATCGCAGCATCGCGCGACCGGATCGCCGGCATTGCGTGTGACAACGGGCTGCGGCCGTTGGCGTCGGCGACGAATTTCGTCGCCATCGACTGCGGACGGGATGCAACCTATGCCCGGGCGATCGTCGACCGGCTGATGGGCGATCACGGCATTTTCATCCGCATGCCGGGCGTCGCGCCGCTCAATCGCTGCGTCCGGATCAGCACCGGCCCCTATGCCGAGATGGACTTTCTCGAGGCCGCCCTGCCGCTCGTGCTCAAGAGCCTGGCCGAGGGCTAG